ACAACCCGGCTTCGCCGTCGGTGATTCTGGACTCCAACGGCAACGGCGGCGGCATCTTCCTGGAGGTGGACCTGATCAACAACGGCCACAACCAGCAGGACAAGGCGCTGCTGTTCGACACGGGCGCCGACCTGACGGTGATCTCCGAGCAGATGGCCGTGCGGCTCGGCTTCGACCCCGTGCTCGACACGCCCGACTTCGTGCTGCAGGTGGAGGGCTCGGGCGGCGTGCAGGGCGGCGTGCCGGGGTTCTACCTGGATGAGCTCAACATCGACACCATCGGCGGCGGCTTCACGCTGACCAACGTGCCGGTGGCGGTGCTGGACGTGACCAACCCTAACAACCCGGGCAACATCATCGACGGCATCGTGGGCACCAACCTGTTCAACGGGCGGAACCTGGTGATCGACGCCAACCCGTCGATTGGCCAAGGCGGCGTGGGCCCCAGCCTGTACATCGGCGACCCGATCACGAGCCGCCACACCTGGGCGGCCGCGGCCGGACAGTGGTCGGAGCCCGCCCGCTGGGACGCCCAGGGCACGCCCGGCGAGTTGTGGGACGTGCTCATCCGGGGCGAAGCCGGCGCGGGGGTCGTCTCGGACGTGACGGCCGACCACACGGTGTTCCGCGTCACCGTCGAGGGCGACGCCCGGCTGCGCGTGCGGTCGGCCGGTTCGCCCACGCTGACCGTGTTCCACGATATGGTGATCGGCGAGGGCGCCGCGATCGAGCTTGAGGAGGGCGCCCGCATCGACGCGGCGTTCATCAACATCGAAGGGGGCGAGCTCAGCGGCGGCGGTGAGATCGCCGTGGGCAACGGCCCGATCAACGGCGCCGTCCGCAACCTGACGGGCACGATCGCGCCGGAGGGGACTCTCGATATTCAGGGCGACCTCGCCAACCTCGAGGAGGGCACGCTGCGGTTCGAGGTGGGCGACACGACCGATCAGATCACCGCCACCCGGTTCGCGTTCCTGAGCGGCGAGCTCGCGGTCACCCTCACCGCCGGGTACACCCCCTCGGCGAGCGACATGTTCACCCTGATCTCCGCCGACGAGGGCGTGGTTGGAGAGTTCGACGTGCTGAGCCTGCCGGTCGGCTACCTGTGGGACGTCCAGTACAACCCCAACAGCGTGGTGCTCGCCTACGCCGGCGTTAGCGTCGGCCTGCAGGGCGACTTCAACGGCGACGGCGCCGTCGACGCGGCGGACTACACCGTGTGGCGCGACGGGCTGGGGACCGTCTACAGCCAGCAGGACTACAACACCTGGCGCGACAACTTCGGCGCATCGCTGGCGCAGTCCACGCCTTCCGCTTCGCAGGCCCCCACGCCGGCCTCGGCCGCGCTGCTGTCGGCGGCGCTGCTGGTGGGCGCCGGCTTCAAACGCCGCTGCTAGCGCAATCGCCGGGCGGCTAGTCGAAGCCTTCCTTCCGCATCACGGAGGTCGCGGTGAGCGTCTTGGAGCCCAGGAACTGGGGCGCCGGCAGCCAGGAGATCGCCGAGTACGGCACCGACACCGTGACGCTGATCTCGTCGCCGGACCGCGCGGTGGACGGGTTCGGCGTGACCGTGACCACCACGCCCTCCACGCCCATGCCGTCGGCGTAGACTTCGGCCGCGTCCTCAACGCCGGCTTGTGAGGCGGTCAGCATCACGGCCTCGCGGGCGCCGACGCGGGACGCGTTGGTCAGCACCTGTTGCACCATGAAGCCACGGCTCAGCTCGATCGAGCCGAGGATGAGCAGGAAGAACAGCGGCGCCACGAGGGCGAACTCGACCGCCGCGACGCCGCGGCGCTGGTTGTCATTGCGGGGCATTTTCTCTCCCGGGGGTGTAGGTACGAGGTCGTCGCAACCGCCGCTCACTGGAGCAGCACAACGGGGGAGTAGACGTAAGAGCTGGTGCCGGTGACCGTGGACGGCACCACGCCGGAGGTGACCAGCGGCGCCGCCTGGATCGTGACGTGCTTCTTGTTCATCGGGCCGGTCAACTTCACGTCCATGATGCGGATGCCGTACCACTTGACGATGGTGTAGATGGCGTTGTTGCCGGGGCCGTTGACCTCGCTGAAGATCGGGATGCAGCGCGGCTGCCCCTTGATGGCGGCCAGCTCGTCCTTGCAGCCGGCGCTGATGCCGGTGTCGCCGTTGAGGTAGAGCTTGCCGTGTTCGTTAAACTCTAGCACGCCGCCGTGGTAGGACAGGTCGTCGTTGTTGACGCCGTACAGGATCTGCCGGTTAATATCCGACGTGCTGTTGTTGCTGCTGCCGATGTCCACCGTGCCGCGGTTGCCGGGCGAGCCCGTGCCCTGCGGGTAGAGGTTCACCTCGAGCTTGCCGTCGGGACCGGCGCTAACGGTCTTGGAGTGCTCGTTGTAGGTCCACTTGTCCTCGCCGTACCCGGCGACCCAACCGTTCCAGGTATCCAGGTCGAGCGCGAAGGGCAGGATGTCGATGTTCTGGCCGCTGTTAGTCGTCTGGAACCCACGGATGTCGCGGACGATCGCCGCGGTGGCCGAGGCCTCGAGCGACTGGCCCGTCTTGCCGAAAACCTTGGCGAAGAAGTACGGCGCCACGCCGTTCACGGTGTTGTCCCGCCGCACCTTGACCCGCACCGCGTTGAACAGGTTGGCGCCGCTCGTGTCGAGGGTGACGTTGGCGCCGTAGACGTCGCTGACGTGGCCGAAGACCAGGTCCCCCGCTGGCGAGTTGGAGTAGTTCGAGTGGAGGGCGGGCGCCTCGGTGCTCACCACGTTGCTGCCGGCGTAGCCAGCCGCGG
This genomic interval from Posidoniimonas corsicana contains the following:
- a CDS encoding TadE/TadG family type IV pilus assembly protein, with translation MPRNDNQRRGVAAVEFALVAPLFFLLILGSIELSRGFMVQQVLTNASRVGAREAVMLTASQAGVEDAAEVYADGMGVEGVVVTVTPNPSTARSGDEISVTVSVPYSAISWLPAPQFLGSKTLTATSVMRKEGFD
- a CDS encoding retropepsin-like aspartic protease, whose translation is MVCLSCASSRGQGVSLGGFIPFVGFGMTDEAKSLDAIDLGDVPFISDPANSPGAPLLGSGATPYFDIALFDSGAATHIITQEAFNGFDIQGAGMRGTNSQIIGGATGQILLEINDAGGIYAAGLGDRTSAGATLGMNQNALRGQTSFATLTAPDEWELPNIIGLPMAAHHTVVIRNDQPQIFQHEGRTVRTPQIEFTELGTGASEGITRRAPLVLQPGIGFVQGPQYVFNLDLDDILGGGGEINVANNPASPSVILDSNGNGGGIFLEVDLINNGHNQQDKALLFDTGADLTVISEQMAVRLGFDPVLDTPDFVLQVEGSGGVQGGVPGFYLDELNIDTIGGGFTLTNVPVAVLDVTNPNNPGNIIDGIVGTNLFNGRNLVIDANPSIGQGGVGPSLYIGDPITSRHTWAAAAGQWSEPARWDAQGTPGELWDVLIRGEAGAGVVSDVTADHTVFRVTVEGDARLRVRSAGSPTLTVFHDMVIGEGAAIELEEGARIDAAFINIEGGELSGGGEIAVGNGPINGAVRNLTGTIAPEGTLDIQGDLANLEEGTLRFEVGDTTDQITATRFAFLSGELAVTLTAGYTPSASDMFTLISADEGVVGEFDVLSLPVGYLWDVQYNPNSVVLAYAGVSVGLQGDFNGDGAVDAADYTVWRDGLGTVYSQQDYNTWRDNFGASLAQSTPSASQAPTPASAALLSAALLVGAGFKRRC
- a CDS encoding TadE/TadG family type IV pilus assembly protein, translated to MRNQRTNRRHAPASRRRGVVAILAAVFAVVMVGMAAFAVDLGYMLSVKEELQRTADSAALAACWDYSQQLIDGADSDTAECSARLAAAGYAGSNVVSTEAPALHSNYSNSPAGDLVFGHVSDVYGANVTLDTSGANLFNAVRVKVRRDNTVNGVAPYFFAKVFGKTGQSLEASATAAIVRDIRGFQTTNSGQNIDILPFALDLDTWNGWVAGYGEDKWTYNEHSKTVSAGPDGKLEVNLYPQGTGSPGNRGTVDIGSSNNSTSDINRQILYGVNNDDLSYHGGVLEFNEHGKLYLNGDTGISAGCKDELAAIKGQPRCIPIFSEVNGPGNNAIYTIVKWYGIRIMDVKLTGPMNKKHVTIQAAPLVTSGVVPSTVTGTSSYVYSPVVLLQ